The window TCATAAATTAAtatgattaaaaattataaaaactgattaaaaatgtttaaaaataaaTTTGGGTAAATtcgatattttaaaaaattaagaaGGATAAATACCATATTTAGAGTTTAGAATATGATATTTAAATGTTTAGTAAAGACATATAtgaaattctttttttttaaatgaaaaattatagtactaaataaataagttaactattataaaatacatatcataaGTCATTTGATATCAAACAAATCAATGTGAAAATGCTTTAACAAACCACATTTGATGTCAAACAAATCAATGTGAAAATGCTTTAACAAACCACCAAATATACATGGAATTTCAAATACTAACAATCAAAGTAGTCGACTAACATTCTGTCAAAATCAAATAGAAATGCAAAGTTGGCATTTTATTTTTAACTGTCGTTctctttttcaaacaattatggCACTAAATGCGAATTTTATGTGACAAGTATTTTGTTGCTAGGCTAGTTGGTTAAGACAAGTAGTAGTATCCATCATGTAAAGTTCTTAACTCATTTAATTAGCATAGTCTACATTAAAAATATTTGTTTGTTTTGAGATAAAAAATACAATTTACTCTATTCGATCATTATCTTCTATATATAAGTTTCCTCCATCTAAAAAATACAATTTACTCTATTCATTATTTTCTATATACAAGTTTCCTCCATCTCACGTAGACATATATTATTGCACTGCCTAGTTTCCCTTTCGAGAATACAAACACAAAATGTCAACTAGTGAAACATCATATAGGAGAGTTGATTTTCTTCTTGTGTTATATGTGGGAATTTTACATCTATCAAATACAAAAGGAGACATTCAGCCATTAGTTCCTGGAATCATGGTATTCGGAGACTCTATTGTTACAGTCGGAAACAATAACCACCTCACAACCGTTGTACAATCAAACTTCCCTCCATACGGTAGAGACTTCAAGAACCAGCTCCCCACTGGTCGGTTTTGTAATGGAAAACTCGCCTTGGATTTCACTTGTAAGTATTTTATGATAAAATTATCACCATCACATGTTACAATTATTGTATATATTTCATACTTTATGTACAGGTGAGAACCTtggattaccaaaataccctcctgaAATACTAAACAAAGAATTAGCTAAAGGGGAGAATCTCTTAGTTGGAGCAAACTTTGCATCTGGTGGCTCGGGATATTATGAGACCACTGCCAGGCTATATGTAAGACCAGGTTTCCCTTGTTACAATGACTTTAACATCATGTAAGAAATTGATATATAATTAGAATATAATCCATTTTAGtttttttgatatataattaGAACACGATTCCATTGAGCAAGCAAGTTGAGTATTACAAGGAGTACCAGATAAAGCTGGTGGATGTTGCAGGGTCATCGAATGCAACTTCAATAATCAAAGGTTCAATATACCTTGTGAGCGCTGGAACTAGCGATTTTGTCCAAAACTACTATGTCAATCCATTCCTATACGAAGTCTACACACCTTACCAATTTTCAGACATCCTTATACGAGCCTACTCCCATTTCGTccaggtttaaaaaaaaaaaaagtttttaacaCTCGAATTCTGGTTTACGTTAATAAAATCGTATGGCGtaactttttttttgttgttgttttaaATTGATTGAAATAGTTTGTTACACTTATGGGGTTACAAACAATAAAGGGTGTATATCTTTTTCGAAATATATTCCATATATAACTTTCAAGAAACTTGAATTATTTTAATTTCTCAGGAACTATATAGGCTAGGAGCAAGAAAGATCGGAGTGTCGACATTGCCACCAATTGGGTGCCTACCAGCATCTATTACACTATTTGGTAAAGGTTGCAATGAATGTGTCACAAAGATGAACTCGGTAGCCCAATACTTCAATAAGAAGCTCAACGCCACATCTAATATACTAAAGGCCAAACTCTCAGGCCTTAATATTGCGGTGCTCAATGTCTACAAACCTCTTTATAACCTGATACAGAAACCTAACGATTTTGGTATACGATTGAAGCGTAAAATTTGTTAATGCATGCATCTTGTATATACATATAGCTAGTAATGTAATGATTCGTATTTTTAGGGTTCTTTGAAGCACGGAAGGCGTGTTGTGGTACAGGTTTGCTGGAGACATCGTTTCTATGCAATGAGAAGTCACCAGGGACGTGTGCTAATGCCACGGGATATATTTTCTGGGATGGGTTTCATCCATCGGAGGCAACAAACAAGATCTTGGCAAACGAGTTGCTCCTTGATGCCATCTCTCTTTTGTCATGAATCATAATTAATGGCCTAGATCGGATCGAATTTGTATACAATGGTACAAACATAATGGAAATTCAAAATGGTATTTGCACAAACTTGCTTAGTATTAAAAGTGGTGCATCCCAAAATCATAATGTAAATGAAAATTATAATTGTATCGGTTGACTCTTCATTTGTTAAAATCAATCTATGAAATCTTAGTAGAAACATATCATTCTCAATGAAAATAAGCAAATGATCATTTGAAATTTGACCACTCATGTTATTCTGAAACTTATATTTGACATGACTCAATCTTCTAGAAAATATTATTTCTATACTTGTCCATATCAACGGGAAAAATCAAAATTAACTTGTAGCAAGCTTAAGTGCTTTTTTATTTTCGAAAGAAGTAAAGAAATCTTTAAGACGGAAGCAAACCATGCATATAAGCAACTCCATAGTCATTTATGTAAAATATATGGTTATACTctccctatactaataaaagactAGTTCTATTGTTATGTGTCACCATGTTAGGCCTTGCAATTAATATCATGTCACTTGTTAAtatattgattctccatttcaaatttcaaatttcaaattttagatttctcattttaattacattaaattaataacattaaaataaaaataaaataaaatttatacaaattaaaaaatgatataattttacgtatttattttaatcaacgacaatgattttatatataactaaaaaaatatattttaattaataagttatttaaaataattaattaatagttttgagtttttacttagaaagtttaattaattttgtaattgtagttctcacgggttataaactagttatatataaacttataagtacatacaaaaattatttaaatggaataaagtaattaatatacatataagaaataaattattatttaccaaataaaataaataaataagtaattatttattaatttattatttattatctaaaaacaaactaaataaataaaagagttattttattaattaaattaaatggtATATTTATAAACCATTGTCACTAAATAAAATAGGTCACTTACTGTAAAGTTAGAGGTGATAATTTTTTATTACACTAGTGACAAAACAATAAATAGGTTTGAGTTGAGCTTTTCTGATTTATCAACCCGCTAACCGTTTATTATATGAGTCGTGTTCGGGTTGTAAATAATTATATGGGTTGACTTCTGAACCTGTTTATTTTattagattaaaaaaataaaaaaatacagtatatatttattaaataaagaagaaaataaGGACTAAGTAAATATATGTTATTTAGACTTTTCCCTATGACCCATGAACCCAGTTCTGAGTCATGAACTTGAACCTGATCAAGGAATCTGAATCTGACCTACAAACCCATGTAATTAAAAGAATTATACAAATTAGCATGTTTGTGACTAATTTATGTTAGGGTTGAAAGGGACGACACAAATATTTATGAGTCATCTTCGAACTAATCTTTTATAGTTTGCAACCTATTAACGCACAACCCTTCAACCTGAAAACACTATGGTTGCCACCCCTATGTAAAACCATAAGGCTATGAGGAGTGGTCACCACCAACCCACCAGAAAAGTGATGTCACCTCTACGCCACATCACTTTCACCAGCAACCCATTCAACATAGGAAATGGTCACCACtaacaatatttatttttttatttttttaattttaaaacattagattaaataaaaaatcattattataaacataagtaatcattttactaattaaaaaatcaaataaacataatgttaatttttaaaattaaataaacataattaattatatatagttAAGGGTTTaacataattcaaataaaaacAAAAGGGTATAATAGTATTAACAGAATCTCAGGGACCAAATATATAAGTTGAATTAAATCATATAAATTTTCCACCCGGTTGTCTTCTTCGCCTTCTTCACCCGATTACTGTAAAACGAGTTCATCCttttattcctttttttttttctaatttgatAGATTAAAAGGAAAATCCAACGTGCTTAACGGTAAAAAAGCATTGAACCAATCACTTCCTCCGTCTTCTCTCGTCTCCGTGAAGACGCAAAGCCCAACCCACCGGGATGGGGGCGGTGTTCACGCGTGAAGAGAGGCCCCACGTAAGCATCTCACGTGTGGAGGGAGCTACACTCCAGATGACCTAATAATCCTCCTTCAAATCCCCAAAAGAGGTGCTCCTTCCTCCGGTTTCGTTGAGACAATGACTTTAAAAAAGTGAATAAGGAACATTAGATTTGATGATTTGGTTGTCTAGCAGTAGTCATTTCAGTTTTACACGGATATTAAAAGAGGTAATCATTAATGATTAATGTTCTCCCATATCAATAGATCGATAATGGATTTTTACATCCTATA of the Lactuca sativa cultivar Salinas chromosome 6, Lsat_Salinas_v11, whole genome shotgun sequence genome contains:
- the LOC111897820 gene encoding GDSL esterase/lipase At5g22810; translation: MSTSETSYRRVDFLLVLYVGILHLSNTKGDIQPLVPGIMVFGDSIVTVGNNNHLTTVVQSNFPPYGRDFKNQLPTGRFCNGKLALDFTCENLGLPKYPPEILNKELAKGENLLVGANFASGGSGYYETTARLYNTIPLSKQVEYYKEYQIKLVDVAGSSNATSIIKGSIYLVSAGTSDFVQNYYVNPFLYEVYTPYQFSDILIRAYSHFVQELYRLGARKIGVSTLPPIGCLPASITLFGKGCNECVTKMNSVAQYFNKKLNATSNILKAKLSGLNIAVLNVYKPLYNLIQKPNDFGFFEARKACCGTGLLETSFLCNEKSPGTCANATGYIFWDGFHPSEATNKILANELLLDAISLLS